In a genomic window of Nesterenkonia halotolerans:
- a CDS encoding metallopeptidase family protein yields the protein MAFQMSDEEFDSATTEALDLIPPDLADQLDNVAIFVEDTYEPQSWENPSTVLLGLYEGIPLTERGGEGWSMPDRITLYKEPILQMCQTREEVITQVTVTVIHEVAHFFGIDDQTLHRLGWG from the coding sequence ATGGCTTTCCAGATGAGCGACGAGGAGTTCGACTCCGCCACCACTGAGGCGCTGGATCTGATTCCCCCAGATCTGGCCGACCAGCTGGACAACGTCGCCATCTTCGTGGAGGACACGTACGAGCCCCAGTCCTGGGAGAACCCCTCCACCGTGCTGCTGGGGCTCTACGAAGGAATCCCGCTGACCGAACGCGGCGGCGAAGGCTGGTCCATGCCGGATCGCATCACCCTATATAAGGAACCAATCCTGCAGATGTGCCAGACCAGGGAAGAGGTCATCACCCAGGTCACGGTCACCGTGATCCACGAGGTGGCGCACTTCTTCGGCATCGATGATCAGACGCTGCATCGCCTCGGTTGGGGCTGA
- a CDS encoding sugar-binding transcriptional regulator translates to MDASEVTKGAPTDTSQLARLYRAAQLYYEQGATQAEVAEQLDVSRPSASRMLAEARAQGIVEIRVHRPASTGLDELSERLQRKLGIEAVYLAPGDQSQRVGLGLGPLTRRALAATNLRAGDVLLLASGETTYALAQQKLGDFSGVVVAPTVGGQAEPDPWHQTNEVVRAFAATSRGYPHYLFAPSMPSPALLAALQDDPGYRQVVADWGSAKVALVGIGAAPLSRSSIAQSVPRHHPNLATSIGDVCLAFYDAQGNEVTFPGSERMVRVPGQTLRAVPARIAAAVGTHKAPSILAAATAGWFNILVTDEFTARAVDRQIPREF, encoded by the coding sequence ATGGACGCAAGTGAGGTCACCAAGGGCGCCCCGACAGACACGTCTCAGCTCGCACGCCTATACAGGGCCGCGCAGCTTTACTACGAGCAGGGCGCCACCCAGGCCGAAGTCGCAGAACAGCTTGACGTGTCTCGACCCTCGGCCAGCCGCATGCTCGCAGAAGCTAGAGCGCAGGGGATCGTGGAGATTCGCGTCCATCGGCCCGCGTCCACAGGTCTGGACGAACTCAGCGAGCGATTGCAACGAAAGCTGGGCATCGAAGCTGTGTATTTGGCGCCGGGCGATCAGTCCCAGCGCGTCGGTCTGGGTCTGGGGCCGCTTACGCGCCGAGCATTGGCGGCCACGAATCTGCGCGCCGGCGATGTGCTGCTCTTGGCCTCCGGGGAAACGACGTACGCTCTCGCCCAGCAAAAGCTGGGGGACTTCTCTGGAGTGGTCGTCGCCCCGACGGTGGGCGGTCAGGCCGAACCGGACCCGTGGCACCAGACCAATGAGGTGGTGCGGGCGTTCGCAGCCACCTCTCGGGGGTACCCACATTATCTCTTCGCACCATCGATGCCTTCCCCTGCCTTACTCGCCGCACTTCAGGATGATCCCGGCTACCGTCAGGTCGTGGCCGACTGGGGTTCTGCCAAGGTGGCGCTGGTGGGCATCGGTGCCGCCCCGCTCTCGCGCAGCTCGATCGCACAGTCGGTTCCCCGCCATCATCCGAATCTCGCGACGTCGATCGGCGATGTCTGCCTAGCCTTCTACGACGCCCAGGGTAACGAGGTGACATTCCCGGGAAGTGAACGCATGGTCCGTGTACCGGGCCAGACACTTCGTGCAGTCCCGGCGCGCATCGCAGCGGCCGTCGGAACACACAAGGCGCCGAGTATTCTCGCCGCCGCCACCGCCGGGTGGTTCAACATATTGGTCACCGATGAGTTCACGGCAAGAGCCGTGGACCGGCAGATTCCGAGAGAGTTCTAG
- a CDS encoding ribose-5-phosphate isomerase → MKSQFRVVIGSDEAGFAYKKVLKADLEADPRVSSVIDVAVGDDADKTAYPSIGVAAAEKVVAGEADRGLLLCGTGLGVAISANKVKGIRAVTAHDAYSVERGVLSNNAQVLCMGQRVIGRELTRKLTDEWLKHEFDPSSASVAKVGAITSYEDTDSCD, encoded by the coding sequence ATGAAAAGTCAGTTTCGAGTCGTCATCGGCAGCGATGAAGCCGGTTTCGCCTATAAAAAGGTCCTCAAGGCTGACTTGGAGGCCGATCCTCGGGTCTCGTCAGTCATTGACGTCGCAGTCGGCGACGACGCCGACAAGACCGCGTATCCCAGTATTGGCGTCGCGGCGGCCGAGAAGGTCGTGGCCGGCGAGGCCGACCGAGGGCTGTTGCTCTGCGGCACTGGGCTCGGCGTCGCCATCTCAGCGAACAAGGTCAAGGGTATTCGCGCCGTCACTGCCCATGATGCCTACTCCGTGGAGCGCGGCGTGCTTTCGAACAACGCCCAGGTTCTCTGCATGGGACAGCGTGTGATCGGCCGGGAGCTTACCCGCAAACTCACCGATGAGTGGCTTAAGCATGAGTTCGACCCATCGAGCGCCTCTGTCGCCAAGGTCGGCGCGATCACCAGCTATGAGGACACCGACAGCTGTGACTAG
- a CDS encoding alpha/beta hydrolase fold domain-containing protein yields the protein MEAPSNQELARRGTFEVYERVVPGLERSPEVAGVDLPTDSRERKSSGRLSRTRRVHGDGPRSDRLAEILDWAQALGVVVLSVDYRLAPETPRPGPATEAARVMEKQLVGLI from the coding sequence ATGGAAGCGCCATCCAATCAGGAGTTGGCCCGAAGAGGTACGTTCGAAGTGTATGAGCGCGTCGTGCCTGGCTTGGAACGGTCTCCCGAAGTAGCCGGTGTTGATTTGCCGACCGACAGCCGCGAGCGGAAAAGTAGCGGCCGTCTATCACGGACACGGCGGGTGCATGGTGACGGGCCACGATCGGACCGGCTTGCTGAAATTCTAGATTGGGCTCAGGCTCTCGGGGTGGTTGTGTTGTCGGTGGATTATCGACTGGCGCCAGAGACCCCGCGCCCAGGGCCTGCGACAGAAGCAGCCAGGGTCATGGAGAAGCAGCTGGTTGGACTGATTTGA